The Nicotiana tomentosiformis chromosome 9, ASM39032v3, whole genome shotgun sequence genome contains the following window.
TGGTTGTTGCGCCGGAGGTAGATAAACAGCATTTTGTTGTTTTCCTTTAGTATAGTGTAACTTTTGATTTTTAGAAATACTTAGCTCTGCGCTTTAAACATGAACAGTTGACAACAACAACACAAACTCAGTTTAATCCCACAGGTGGAGTTTGGGGAGGGTTGTATGttcgcagaccttacccctacctagtgaAGGTAGAAAGACTGTTTTCTATAGATCCTTGGCTCATGAATTAAACATGAACTGTTAGAGCAACAAAAATGAAACCGACAAATTGTTTCTTTTAAGAGAAAAGTGTCACCTTTGAAATTTAGTTGCTTTTAACGTTTTTGCTGATATCCTATAATTCTACGCGAAGAAAATCAGCATGGATTGTGATGCCAGTAGAAGGGATAGAGGGAATCTTGAGCCGTTGATAAATATAGAACGATAACAAGTATTATGCGTTTTAAATCATGTTGTCTAATGGCTTTTCCTAGAATTTTCAAGTGTTTAATTCTTCTGAAGTCATGAAATCCATATTCATATTCACGAGTTTCTGATTAATGATCATGACAGGAAACATGGGGAACTTGCCTGTCATTATAATCCCAGCCATCTGTGCAGAAAAAAACAATCCATTTGGAGATTCGGTTACGTGCACTAAAAATGGAATGGGTTATGTTACCCTCTCTATGGGGGTAATGAATATGACTTCATTCTGTAAGTGCTAAAACATAAACAAATTCTGTCTTGCATGTTATGACCTTCAGCTTGGTTTTATTATTCTGTTTCCAGATAGGAGCTATTGGCATCTGGTCGTACGTATATAAAATCATATGGGCATATGGAAAGAGGGATGACGGCGATGTCTCAATCTACTCCAAATTAAGAGAAAATCAGCATGGTGAAACATCAAAAGAATCCTTGGATAGTATTACGAGAGCACTACTTCCAAATAGTAACTCGAACTTCAAGGATGATGAAGCTTCAGCTATGATCGAAACTAAGGTTAGTCGTTCTCCTTTTCATATATTAATCAAGAGTAGACatttgaaggggagccttgacgtaactggtaaaattgctgccatgtgactaggatgtcacgggttcgagccatggaaacaacctcttgcagaaatgtagggtaagactgcgtataatagacccttatggtccggcccttcccgggACCCCGcatatagcgggagcttagtgcaccgggctgcccaaTCAAGAGTAGACATTAGTAGCATAGATATGGAGTTTCTTCGGCTGATTCTCATCTACTCTGCCAATGTACATAAAAATAACAAATCAACACTGAAAGCACACTGCAGCTCCTTCAACGTATACCTATCAGTATTTTTCTCATTTATTACTTTTTGAGTTTATTGAAGTTTCAACAAAAATTAAGTTCAAGCAATTcacaactcaaaataacaggtTTCAATACCTATTATCATCGAGAAGAAGGTGAAATCGTTGATGGAATATGTCGACCTGAGTGTAGTTTTCAGACCGCCTACAATTGCAACGGTATGGCAATAGTGCTTATTACTTATGTCATCCCAATTAGGTTCCCTGATACTTATTCAATTCTTTCTCTTTATGTATCTTGTCATTTCTTGTAGATTGTTGGCATTATTATTGCTTCAGTCTCTCCCATCCAAGATATCATGGTTGGCGACCGTGCTCCGCTTCGTTTCGTTGAGAGTTCTGTTGTTTTGCTAGGGTATGTCCCCTCATGCAAATAATTTTCCTAATGCTACTTGGCTTACTTGTGCTAAATCCTCATTCTTTACTAACAGAGAAGTATAGTTGGAATTTGAAGATGAGTAATGTtgcagtttttttttctttttggtgaaAGATTTGGCTAATTAAAAGAGTGGCAATTTACCAGGAAAATGAAACTAAGAGTCAATGTAACAGAAAATCAAACAGTACATTAGTTTTCTTTCTTTGCTTTTCACTGTGCAATAGAAAAAGAGGAAAATATATTCAAAACGGAAAAAGTCCAAATTTACCCCTCTAATAAACAAAATATCTGAATTTTACACTCCATTTTACTTTGGAACCATTCATACTCTTGTCCTTAGCAAATTGTCTCATATTTGCCATGACTTTAACGGTGCTCCTAAATTGGGTGAATTGTACCTGTCAAAATACTTCAGAGAAAAAGGTCCAATTTACCCCTCCACTTTTaactatatttaaaattaccctcTGTTATACTTTAGATTGGAGGTCCTTAAGGTCAAGGACAAACACAATTTTAAGGACAAGGGTATGAATGGTCACAAAGTACATCGAAGGATAAAGTTTAAGATATTTTGTATTGTAGAGGCGggtcttggcgtaactggtaaaattgttgttatgtgaccaggaggtcacgggttcgagctgtggaaacagcctcttgtagaaatgcagggtaagactgcgtacaacagactcttgtggtccggcccttcctgGCCCCTGCGCATCCGGGGatcttagtgcaccgggctgcccttgtATTGTAGAGGGGTAattcttttttacccttttccTTATTCAAAATAAGAGAAGGAAGCATAATTCAAAAATCTATACTAAGAGTAAGGAAGAGGTAAATTTATACATAGGAACCAAAGGCAAACTGAATAACATTCCAGAGCAAGAAAAGTAGAAACTACTCCTAGCATATTGAAACTTCCTATTGTCACTCCTTTCTTTGTTCTCAAAGTGATCATCTTGTCGTGTGATTTGTTCTACGCTAGGGAGGCAGCAATTCCATCCATGACTATAATAATGGGCGCAAATCTTCTAAGGGGTAAGTTGTGTATTAAACTTGGTGTCTACACTAACATTATATTGATCAATTCTACATTTTTTATCATATCATTTCAACCAACTTACGTAACTCATTCAGGTTTCAAGCGATCAGGAGTTGGTATTTGGCTTCTCATTGGGATCATTATAGTTCGATTCGTTTTCTTGCCTATCATCGGTGTTGGTGTTATTATAGTTGCAAAAAATCTCGGCATGGTGGGATCAGATCCTTTATATCACTTTGTTATTCTGCTGCAATATGCAGTTCCACCTGCAATGGCCATAGGTAAAAGTTCATTTGTGATGACAACAAATGCCATTCTTGAACTGTCGTTCCGATTTCCTAACGACAGTGTTTTGATGGATAAAATTTTGCAGGTACTATCACATCAGTTGTTCGAAATTGGTGAGACTGAATGTTCTGTTATCATGTTCTGGAATTACGCTGTGGCATCAATCGCGTTGACGCTTTGGTCAACCTATTTTATGTGGATCCTATCCTGAATACTTTTTAGTTGGTGCTTGTTGTATTTTCTCTTTGTATTTCATGTATCATATCACCATACGGTTATCAGAGGGAGTCTTGACGCAACAGTAAGAGTTGTTGTCGTCTTACTAGGAGATCATAAATTAAAGCTGTGGAAACAGTCTCTTACAGAAATGATTGACAATGTTGTGTATAGTGGATTTAATATGGTTCGGCTCTTCCTCGAGCCTCGTACATAGCAGGAGCTAAGTGCACTAAGTTGTCATTTTTATTGTTTATTAGTTATACAAAATATTCATGGGCAAATGTTGTATGGCCATTGACTTAAGCACAATGAATAAATGTACTTATGATTTGTTTTCACTAATATCTTCCCTCCTTCCTTTCCCACAAGGTGATAAAAGCCATAGTCCGAATTGGATCACAAAAGATCTTGTTAATTTGACTTTATGTGGTTAATTAGAGAGATATTGAATATGTGCATAAGGAGTGTTAGCCCCTTGCTTATGAGATTATAAttagtggcggagccaccttataggTAGCGGAAAAATGCACTGTG
Protein-coding sequences here:
- the LOC104096276 gene encoding protein PIN-LIKES 1-like isoform X2, which codes for MSIEELFILALMPVLKTLLIAVVGLFLALDRISILTAEARHHLNNLVFYIFFPAICASGVIGSSTETGIFSLWFIPVSILITFLVGSALGWILVKITRAPRHLHGLVIGCCAGGNMGNLPVIIIPAICAEKNNPFGDSVTCTKNGMGYVTLSMGIGAIGIWSYVYKIIWAYGKRDDGDVSIYSKLRENQHGETSKESLDSITRALLPNSNSNFKDDEASAMIETKVSIPIIIEKKVKSLMEYVDLSVVFRPPTIATIVGIIIASVSPIQDIMVGDRAPLRFVESSVVLLGEAAIPSMTIIMGANLLRGFKRSGVGIWLLIGIIIVRFVFLPIIGVGVIIVAKNLGMVGSDPLYHFVILLQYAVPPAMAIGTITSVVRNW
- the LOC104096276 gene encoding protein PIN-LIKES 3-like isoform X1, translating into MSIEELFILALMPVLKTLLIAVVGLFLALDRISILTAEARHHLNNLVFYIFFPAICASGVIGSSTETGIFSLWFIPVSILITFLVGSALGWILVKITRAPRHLHGLVIGCCAGGNMGNLPVIIIPAICAEKNNPFGDSVTCTKNGMGYVTLSMGIGAIGIWSYVYKIIWAYGKRDDGDVSIYSKLRENQHGETSKESLDSITRALLPNSNSNFKDDEASAMIETKVSIPIIIEKKVKSLMEYVDLSVVFRPPTIATIVGIIIASVSPIQDIMVGDRAPLRFVESSVVLLGEAAIPSMTIIMGANLLRGFKRSGVGIWLLIGIIIVRFVFLPIIGVGVIIVAKNLGMVGSDPLYHFVILLQYAVPPAMAIGKSSFLFEIGETECSVIMFWNYAVASIALTLWSTYFMWILS